The Maniola jurtina chromosome 1, ilManJurt1.1, whole genome shotgun sequence genome has a window encoding:
- the LOC123864804 gene encoding sodium/potassium-transporting ATPase subunit beta-2-like — protein MGADKPNGVVNYCRRPPQRPFLQRIQYAIWNPEERTFLGRTGKRWGVIGLIYLVMYICIIIFFSLCMCGLLSAMDERIPYFTLADSIIGDNPGMGHRPILYEQGALIWYKADNDTQIKKYVDNINEFLAPYENKTLLINQGVNQRDCGDSKPPRNEVCSFNISQFGDCNKENHFGFKNKTPCIIIKLNRLFDWNPNFYDDPQALPPGMPPDITNYINSTTTLQERRKIWLSCMGERPADVDALGPLKYWPFPGLPETFFPYDNTPGYLSPLVAVQLLQPKLHQIINIRCRAWAKNIRYTDSLKDRFGSTHLEIMID, from the exons ATGGGAGCGGACAAGCCCAATGGAGTGGTGAACTACTGCCGGAGACCTCCTCAGCGGCCCTTCCTCCAGAGGATCCAATACGCGATCTGGAACCCTGAGGAGAGGACCTTTCTCGGACGGACTGGGAAGAGATGGG GCGTGATAGGTCTGATCTACCTGGTGATGTACATCTGCATCATCATCTTCTTCTCGCTCTGCATGTGCGGCTTGCTCTCCGCCATGGACGAGAGGATACCCTACTTCACGCTGGCTGACTCTATTATTG GTGACAATCCAGGCATGGGACACAGACCGATACTATACGAGCAGGGCGCTTTGATATGGTACAAAGCTGACAACGACACTCAGATCAAGAAATACGTGGATAACATCAATGAGTTTCTTGCAC CCTATGAGAACAAAACCTTGCTCATAAACCAGGGAGTGAACCAGCGTGACTGCGGCGACTCCAAACCTCCTCGCAACGAGGTCTGCTCCTTCAATATCAGCCAGTTCGGTGACTGCAACAAGGAAAACCATTTTGGTTTCAAGAACAAGACACCATGTATTATCATTAAACTCAATAGG ctttttgatTGGAACCCCAACTTCTACGACGATCCTCAAGCTCTTCCTCCTGGAATGCCTCCTGATATAACAAACTATATAAACTCAACTACAACACTACAAGAA CGCCGTAAAATTTGGCTATCGTGCATGGGTGAACGACCAGCGGACGTGGACGCGCTGGGCCCCCTGAAGTACTGGCCGTTCCCCGGCCTGCCCGAGACGTTCTTCCCCTACGACAACACGCCGGGCTACCTCAGCCCTCTCGTCGCTGTGCAGCTGCTGCAGCCGAAAT TACACCAGATCATCAACATTCGCTGCAGGGCGTGGGCCAAGAACATCAGATACACAGACAGCCTCAAGGACCGTTTTGGATCCACGCATCTCGAGATTATGATCGACTGA
- the LOC123864769 gene encoding sodium/potassium-transporting ATPase subunit beta-2-like produces the protein MTVKKRPSDLTSLERFNLYYREKEPPLTAGQKFRRFIWNPKTKQFCGRTASSWYKISLFYSTFYVALAVLVAICMWTFLQLLDARQPKWQLESSIIGTNPGLGFRPTPPEVASSVIWYRGNEPSSYQYWINELSTFLKSYKRDANKSGAGQNIHNCDFKLPPPAGKVCDVDVNAWGPCVEENGFAYHKSTPCVFLKLNKIYGWKPGFYNSSDHLPTAMPDDLKEHINNMTAYDKNYLNMVWVSCQGENPADRENIGPIQYLPYRGFPGYYFPYTNQEGYLSPLVAVHLQRPKTGMLINIECRAWAHNIKYDRHEGIGSVHIEIMVE, from the exons ATGACAGTAAAGAAAAGGCCCTCAGACCTGACCAGCTTGGAGCGGTTCAACCTGTACTATAGGGAGAAGGAGCCACCACTCACTGCGGGTCAGAAGTTCAGGAGATTCATATGGAACCCGAAGACGAAGCAGTTCTGTGGCAGAACTGCTTCTAGTTGGT ACAAGATCTCGCTATTCTACTCCACCTTCTACGTCGCGCTAGCTGTCCTGGTCGCCATATGCATGTGGACGTTCCTCCAGCTGCTGGACGCGAGGCAGCCCAAGTGGCAGCTGGAGAGCTCCATCATCGGCACCAACCCCGGCCTGGGCTTCAGACCCACGCCGCCGGAAGTAGCCAGCAGCGTCATCTGGTACAGAGGGAACGAGCCCAGCAGCTACCAGTATTGGATTAACGAGCTGTCCACGTTTTTGAAAT CTTACAAACGTGATGCCAACAAATCCGGCGCCGGCCAGAACATTCACAACTGCGACTTCAAGCTGCCGCCACCAGCGGGCAAGGTCTGCGACGTGGACGTCAACGCCTGGGGACCCTGCGTGGAGGAGAACGGCTTTGCCTACCACAAGTCCACGCCCTGCGTCTTCCTCAAGCTCAACAAGATCTACGGCTGGAAACCTGGCTTCTACAACAGTTCCGATCACCTGCCTACAGCTATGCCAGATGACTTGAAGGAGCACATCAATAATATGACTGCTTATGATAAGAATTAT TTGAACATGGTGTGGGTGTCCTGCCAAGGCGAGAACCCCGCGGACCGCGAGAACATCGGTCCCATCCAGTACCTGCCCTACCGGGGCTTCCCGGGGTACTACTTCCCCTACACCAACCAGGAGGGATACCTCAGTCCACTAGTCGCTGTGCACTTGCAAAGACCTAAGA CGGGCATGCTGATCAACATAGAGTGCCGTGCGTGGGCGCACAACATCAAGTACGACCGACACGAGGGCATCGGCTCCGTTCATATCGAGATCATGGTGGAATAA
- the LOC123864816 gene encoding protein kinase 4-like, with the protein MDGYRKICIIVLCFTAVNEVTSTIKESFNIPEKIIGGVIDIVQSHKNKPIHGQQQTYPPPQQYPQYQQWNSQSSYQGQGFQPQPQFQGQQFQNQGQYTNFPQSGNSNFPQGSNNNFPQTSNNNFPQTGNNNFPQGSGNNFPQGSNNNFPQGGNSFPQNGNNFGSGSSSNFGNTQGYPAGSGQSFNQGQSQGQYQGAYQNPNQISQPGNQPTQYPNTQSGYYTQSQSNNQYQGTNTGTGQYTGQPGFVGQGNVSGQTSQGLYINGVPQAGQGSQGPTCVCQAWTKPPQQNQQEIYADTPVTEKNDRKDESVKERMM; encoded by the exons ATGGACGGATACcggaaaatctgtattatt GTGCTGTGCTTTACAGCCGTTAATGAGGTAACCTCAACGATCAAAGAGAGCTTCAACATACCCGAAAAGATCATCGGTGGAGTGATAGACATCGTCCAGAGCCATAAAAACAAGCCTATACATGGCCAGCAGCAAACCTACCCGCCACCCCAGCAGTACCCACAGTACCAGCAATGGAATAGTCAATCCAGCTACCAGGGTCAAGGATTCCAACCACAACCGCAATTCCAAGGCCAACAGTTTCAAAATCAAGGACAGTATACCAATTTCCCTCAAAGTGGCAACAGTAATTTTCCTCAAGGATCTAATAACAATTTTCCTCAAACTAGTAACAATAATTTCCCCCAAACTGGTAACAACAATTTTCCTCAAGGCAGTGGCAATAATTTCCCTCAGGGAAGTAACAACAATTTTCCTCAAGGTGGTAACAGTTTCCCCCAAAATGGTAACAATTTTGGCAGCGGTAGCAGCAGCAATTTCGGAAACACCCAAGGTTACCCTGCTGGATCAGGACAGTCATTCAATCAAGGACAAAGCCAAGGGCAGTATCAAGGAGCTTACCAAAACCCCAATCAGATTAGCCAGCCTGGTAACCAACCTACCCAGTATCCAAACACACAGTCTGGTTACTACACTCAAAGTCAGTCCAACAATCAATACCAGGGTACCAATACAGGAACTGGCCAATACACTGGACAGCCAGGATTCGTTGGCCAAGGAAATGTGTCTGGTCAGACTAGCCAAGGGTTGTATATAAATGGCGTCCCTCAAGCTGGTCAAGGTAGCCAAGGACCAACTTGTGTGTGCCAGGCTTGGACCAAGCCTCCGCAACAAAATCAACAAGAGATCTACGCAGATACCCCTGTCACAGAGAAGAATGATAGGAAAGATGAATCGGTTAAGGAAAGAATGATGTGA